A portion of the Acidisarcina polymorpha genome contains these proteins:
- a CDS encoding acyl-CoA dehydrogenase family protein, whose amino-acid sequence MATIAPPSAPSPVSKPGRNEIKGGSFLIHDLGPEDIFTPEDFTEEQRQIAETADQFAANEVLPAAGQIEAKNFTVTRALLRKAGELGLMAVDIPEEYGGLAMDKVTSAIVADHLSQLASFSVAFSAHVGIGTLPIVWYGTPEQKEKYLPRLATGEWLGAYALSEATSGSDAMNIRTRATISEDGSHYVLNGEKMWITNAGFADLFTVFAKVTDPADASAEKAKFSAFLIERDTPGLTVGAEEHKLGIRGSSTCPLILSDCIVPSANLLGEVGKGHHIAFNILNIGRFKLGAACVGGARTALGNGIRYAKERKAFGKSISEFGLIQQKLADCAVRIYVGESMAYRTVGMIDEALAGIDPEQAQDSKQIQRHIEEYAVECSILKIWGSEMLDAVVDHIVQIYAGYGYVEEYPAERAYRDSRINRIFEGTNEINRLIITGFLMKRALSGALPLLPAIQKLMDEVMSPPAFGDADERPDDLLARESAMLASAKKIALLTAGAASQKYMTALADQQEIMADIADIVIEVYALESALLRTRKLGSHQHTVAMTQVYAANAMSIIEKAARRILATVAEGDALRIQLAILRRLAKHEPANTILLSRAVATHVLQGGMSFG is encoded by the coding sequence ATGGCGACTATCGCACCACCAAGCGCCCCTTCCCCGGTGTCGAAGCCAGGCAGGAATGAAATCAAGGGCGGCAGCTTCCTCATTCACGATCTCGGCCCCGAGGACATCTTTACTCCCGAAGATTTTACCGAGGAGCAGCGGCAGATCGCGGAAACCGCCGATCAGTTCGCTGCGAACGAAGTTTTGCCGGCTGCCGGCCAGATCGAGGCCAAGAACTTTACCGTCACCCGGGCGCTCCTCCGCAAGGCTGGCGAACTTGGACTCATGGCTGTCGACATCCCCGAAGAGTACGGCGGCCTGGCAATGGACAAGGTGACCTCGGCGATCGTTGCCGACCACCTGTCGCAGCTTGCCAGTTTTTCGGTTGCCTTCAGCGCGCACGTCGGTATCGGCACCCTGCCGATTGTTTGGTATGGCACCCCCGAGCAGAAAGAGAAGTACCTGCCCAGGCTCGCGACCGGGGAGTGGTTGGGCGCCTACGCGCTCTCCGAAGCCACCTCGGGCTCGGACGCCATGAACATCCGCACCCGCGCCACAATCTCCGAAGATGGCTCGCATTACGTCCTGAATGGCGAAAAGATGTGGATCACCAACGCCGGATTCGCGGACCTCTTCACCGTCTTCGCCAAAGTGACAGACCCCGCAGATGCCAGTGCAGAAAAAGCTAAATTCTCCGCGTTCCTCATCGAACGCGATACTCCCGGCCTTACTGTCGGGGCGGAGGAGCATAAGCTTGGGATCCGCGGCTCGTCGACCTGTCCATTGATTCTGTCGGACTGCATAGTTCCATCCGCCAATCTACTCGGCGAGGTCGGCAAGGGCCATCATATCGCCTTCAATATCCTCAATATTGGCCGCTTCAAACTCGGCGCGGCCTGCGTTGGGGGAGCGCGCACTGCGCTTGGCAATGGCATCCGCTACGCCAAGGAGCGCAAGGCCTTCGGCAAATCCATTTCGGAGTTTGGATTGATCCAGCAGAAGCTTGCCGACTGCGCCGTGCGAATCTACGTGGGAGAGAGCATGGCCTACCGCACAGTCGGCATGATCGATGAGGCTCTCGCCGGCATCGATCCCGAACAGGCGCAGGACTCGAAGCAAATCCAAAGACACATCGAGGAATATGCGGTCGAGTGTTCAATCCTTAAAATCTGGGGCTCCGAGATGCTGGACGCTGTTGTCGATCACATCGTCCAGATCTACGCCGGATACGGCTATGTCGAGGAGTATCCGGCCGAACGTGCCTACCGGGACTCTCGCATCAACCGGATTTTCGAAGGCACCAACGAGATCAACCGCCTCATCATTACCGGATTCTTGATGAAGCGTGCCTTGTCGGGCGCGTTGCCGCTACTACCGGCGATCCAGAAGCTCATGGATGAGGTGATGTCGCCGCCGGCCTTCGGCGATGCCGATGAGCGCCCTGACGATCTGCTGGCCCGCGAATCCGCTATGCTCGCCTCCGCCAAAAAGATTGCACTGCTCACCGCCGGTGCGGCCTCGCAGAAATATATGACCGCTCTCGCCGATCAGCAGGAGATCATGGCTGATATTGCCGACATCGTTATAGAAGTCTATGCCTTGGAATCGGCTTTGCTACGGACGCGGAAGCTTGGGAGTCATCAACACACCGTGGCGATGACTCAGGTGTACGCGGCAAACGCTATGAGCATCATCGAAAAAGCGGCACGCCGCATCCTCGCCACGGTTGCTGAAGGGGATGCCCTTCGCATTCAACTGGCGATCCTGCGCCGCCTTGCGAAACATGAACCTGCGAATACTATCCTGCTCAGCCGGGCAGTCGCTACCCATGTCCTGCAGGGCGGAATGTCTTTCGGATAG